In the Podospora pseudocomata strain CBS 415.72m chromosome 5, whole genome shotgun sequence genome, one interval contains:
- a CDS encoding hypothetical protein (EggNog:ENOG503P5EM; COG:S), with amino-acid sequence MAGPKAPSATLSQHIAKAAGLRNALSQKALPKPVKKEESESESQSDSDTDSTSTSTDDEADDDNDDWADKLNLKKEKEAAKPTTNGTKPASETETKTKKDVEASDSSSSESDSESESESDSDDGDGDVEMKDAPAKSTKKAAAPAASDSESESESSESEESSDEDAPAAGAKVNGAKVNEKAKDAESESESESGSESELESESESESEAEKPVPKAKPAPVARSSTAKSPATSKDKAKSKAKSKETVGESESESESEPEPEAQNAAAVKSSRPAELIQQRFDLRKVDPDLDTASVAKMLANAKAEGKQLWCFTTPKSIGIDVIRKYKISTDKLISGQPLFTHEGVDYGGELEQLSHSVKILIPGKDGKKYESADQPIGQFLHIKRKTHIGQETVVPAPPVPPRPQPKGLKVRYTPFGATNNGLTVMGDESEHEEVEMGDAAPAAPAATSKAAAKKRKLGGEETAATPSKKARKSRVGASTPAVTPIPPPVPAGKSA; translated from the exons ATGGCGGGGCCCAAAGCGCCCTCTGCTACCTTGTCCCAGCATATCGCCAAAGCTGCTGGCCTCCGTAATGCCTTGAGCCAGAAGGCGCTGCCCAAGCctgtgaagaaggaagagtCCGAGAGCGAGAGTCAGAGTGACAGTGACACCGACAGCACCTCCACTTCTACCGAcgacgaggccgacgacgacaatgaCGACTGGGCCGATAAGCTGAACttgaagaaagagaaggaggctgcTAAGCCTACCACCAACGGCACGAAGCCTGCTTCCGAAACcgagaccaagaccaagaaggaTGTCGAAGCCTCAGATTCGAGCTCCAGTGAGAGCGACTCCGAAAGCGAGAGCGAGagcgacagcgacgatggcgatggtgatgtcgagatgaAGGACGCTCCGGCCAAGAGCACTAAGAAGGCGGCCGCTCCTGCTGCTTCCGAttccgagtccgagtccgagtccAGTGAGTCGGAGGAGTCgagtgatgaggatgctCCTGCCGCCGGCGCCAAGGTCAACGGCGCCAAGGTCAATGAGAAAGCCAAAGATGCCGAGTCGGAGAGCGAGTCGGAGAGCGG GTCGGAGAGCGAGTtggagagtgagagtgagagcgAGAGCGAAGCTGAGAAGCCTGTTCCCAAAGCCAAACCTGCTCCAGTTGCCAGGTCGTCGACAGCCAAGTCTCCAGCTACTTCGAAGGACAAGGCGAAAAGCAAAGCGAAGAGCAAGGAGACCGTCGGCGAGTCTGAATCTGAGTCCGAGTCGGAGCCTGAGCCGGAGGCCCAAAACGCCGCAGCCGTCAAGTCATC TCGCCCTGCTGAGCTCATTCAGCAACGCTTCGATCTGCGGAAAGTGGACCCCGATCTCGATACTGCCAGCGTTGCCAAGATGCTTGCGAATGCAAAGGCCGAGGGCAAGCAGCTTTGGtgcttcaccacccccaagtCTATTGGCATCGACGTCATCAGGAAGTACAAGATCTCTACGGACAAGCTCATCTCTGGCCAGCCACTCTTTACCCACGAGGGCGTGGATTACGGCGGTGAACTCGAGCAGCTGAGCCACTCGGTTAAGATCCTGATTCCCGGCAAGGATGGCAAGAAGTATGAGAGTG CCGACCAGCCCATCGGGCAGTTCCTCCACATCAAGCGCAAGACTCACATCGGCCAGGAGACCGTTGTGCCTGCCCCGCCCGTGCCGCCTAGACCCCAGCCTAAGGGGCTCAAGGTTCGCTACACACCGTTCGGCGCCACCAACAACGGTCTCACCGTCATGGGTGACGAGTCGGAGCACGAAGAGGTCGAGATGGGCGATgccgcccccgccgccccCGCTGCCACCAGCAAGGCGGCCGCTAAGAAGCGCAAGCTCGGTGGAGAGGAGACAGCTGCCACGCCCAGCAAGAAGGCAAGGAAGTCTCGTGTTGGTGCCAGCACCCCAGCA GTGACGCCGATTCCGCCTCCTGTTCCCGCCGGAAAGAGCGCCTAG
- the GRC3 gene encoding Polynucleotide 5'-hydroxyl-kinase grc3 (EggNog:ENOG503NYZY; BUSCO:EOG09261DRB; COG:S), with translation MNNKRRKLEGVDIPPKAPASPATPVMSAFAARQQLWGAPSPVAKTPVNENPTPAQKDSTPAKTISTRRNKRGAAKEQVSTPVNEDPTPDLNRERGDSIPASPILSPVLGTLIPPVVRERQPQYSSLKPHKKNYQQKPDGCVALRTPDGERLVILGSYGIGVHQGEATIAGAQLTPLDPVQWIHAPHCHALPVLRTSEDTVVELHPHPAADGLRQLAKLNPAFGKLWNEVPTQGVPSKKDSTFQILFSPEDVPKKVALQELVSPPEWNKKLASLIATKRKGALSPIFFLCGPKSSGKSTFGKLLANRLITDRAGNKNAPWSPIYILDIDPGQPEFGPPGVISLVKLTSPNLQPPFCHPTLEPVTSMIRSHAIAAVTPALDPEHFIECVMDLFTTYQTQTHPGEEKKPPMVVNTPGWIQGLGLDILSDLVKGIKPTEVVYMSTEGPEETISGLQAAISFIPTTTFSTLPSQNTTEIISPSRIPSSLRTMQAMSYFHLLPSLSTWNSTPLSHAPPWRVRYTGPDRGFRGILCYDYQPSPRILAEAINGMVLALVKISNLAALRGLDNIIEAGSGKLPLIDNPMGKSLDPKFSELVGLVLVRGVDERRGELQLLTPVGMGAVEKGEGRLVLVMGKFDTPSWCYSEELLHGSQNRGAGGKVWRVRRDLGRS, from the exons ATGAACAATAAGAGAAGGAAACTCGAGGGCGTTGACATCCCTCCCAAGGCCCCTGCCTCTCCTGCTACACCTG TAATGAGCGCGTTTGCTGCCCGGCAACAGCTCTGGGGAGCCCCATCGCCAGTCGCAAAAACGCCTGTGAATGAAAATCCAACACCTGCCCAAAAAGATTCCACGCCTGCAAAAACAATATCTACTCGTCGAAATAAACGCGGGGCTGCCAAGGAGCAGGTTTCTACGCCTGTTAACGAAGACCCAACACCCGACCTCAACCGTGAAAGGGGTGATTCAATTCCTGCATCGCCTATTCTTTCCCCAGT TCTTGGAACACTCATACCCCCAGTAGTCAGAGAAAGACAGCCTCAATACTCGTCCTTGAAGCCACACAAGAAGAACTATCAACAGAAGCCAGATGGTTGCGTGGCGCTAAGAACGCCTGATGGAGAGCGGCTGGTGATACTGGGAAGCTATGGCATCGGAGTCCATCAAGGCGAGGCCACCATCGCCGGTGCTCAGTTAACACCACTGGATCCAGTCCAATGGATACACGCTCCGCACTGCCATgctctcccagtcctccGTACTTCTGAAGACACCGTGGTTGAGCTGCATCCCCATCCCGCAGCTGATGGGTTGCGCCAGTTGGCAAAACTGAACCCTGCCTTTGGAAAACTCTGGAACGAGGTTCCCACCCAAGGGGTGCCATCCAAGAAAGACTCGACATTTCAAATT TTGTTCTCCCCAGAAGACGTCCCCAAAAAGGTCGCCCTCCAAGAGCTCGTCTCCCCGCCAGAATGGAACAAGAAACTCGCCTCCCTGATCGCAACCAAGCGAAAAGGGGCCTTAtcccccatcttcttcctctgcgGCCCCAAATCATCCGGGAAATCCACCTTTGGGaaactcctcgccaaccGTCTAATCACCGACCGAGCCGGCAACAAAAACGCTCCTTGGTCACCCATCTACATCCTAGACATCGACCCAGGGCAACCCGAATTCGGCCCCCCCGGCGTGATCTCCCTCGTCAaactcacctcccccaacctccagcCCCCCTTCTGCCACCCAACCCTCGAACCAGTCACCTCGATGATCCGCTCTCACGCCATCGCCGCAGTAACCCCCGCCCTCGACCCAGAGCACTTCATCGAGTGCGTCATGGACCTCTTTACGACCTACCAGACCCAGACCCATCccggagaagagaagaaaccACCAATGGTAGTCAACACCCCGGGCTGGATCCAAGGTCTCGGGTTGGACATTTTGTCTGATCTCGTCAAGGGAATCAAACCGACAGAGGTGGTGTACATGTCGACCGAAGGACCAGAGGAAACCATTTCTGGTCTTCAAGCCGCCATCTCTTTtattcccaccaccacattcagcaccctcccctcgcAAAACACAACCGAaatcatctccccctcccggaTCCCGTCGTCTCTCCGTACGATGCAGGCAATGTCTTATTTTCATCTTTTGCCGTCGTTGTCAACTTGGAATTCAACACCGCTGTCACATGCTCCCccttggagggtgaggtatACGGGTCCTGACAGGGGATTCAGGGGTATCCTCTGCTACGACTACCAACCTTCACCGAGAATCTTGGCAGAGGCAATCAACGGGATGGTTTTGGCGCTTGTGAAAATTTCCAACTTGGCCGCGTTAAGGGGATTAGACAACATAATCGAGGCTGGGAGTGGGAAGTTGCCATTGATAGACAACCCTATGGGGAAGAGCCTCGATCCGAAGTTTTCGGagctggtggggttggtgctggtgaggggggtggatgagagGAGGGGCGAGCTGCAGCTGCTCACGCCGGTTGGGATGGGGGCCGTGGAGAaaggagaggggaggttggtgttggtgatggggaagtTTGATACGCCCAGCTGGTGTTATAGTGAAGAGTT GTTGCATGGGAGTCAGAAccggggggcgggggggaaggtttggAGGGTTAGGAGGGATTTGGGGAGGAGTtag
- the PRI1 gene encoding p48 polypeptide of DNA primase (COG:H; EggNog:ENOG503NUZP; BUSCO:EOG09261ZI1): MPHSESTPEQQDPPARTELTPTMEDTTLNLGNGGLTDEDLLMADVDEVESPPVVPPAAVEQQPPPSSAPAEEDAPVEIKQETKSDIKLEDLFDGMDSDSDDEFSGKNNHTNKDLVTGQVPPSSPIPAAPSGGGSNPDLLRAFYQLLFPWRHYFQWLNHSPTPTPDFKHREFSLWLSGGVVFRFQSYATLDLLRKDVFKHLPERIEIGPIYTANPRDRKTFRNSSAFKPVAKELCFDIDLTDYDDVRTCCDKANICGKCWRFITMAIKVLGVALKEDFGYEHVMWVYSGRRGAHAWVCDRKARGLDDHKRKAIGNYFSVVKGGEKTGKRVNVRRPLHPHLARSLGILKEHFLTDVLEGQDPWREEDRAEKLLMLLPDVKLRVALKEKWEANPGRSSVVKWGDIDSVAKTMGSVNTKDLLEAKQDIVLEYTYPRLDILVTEQKTHLLKSPFVVHPGTGRVCVPIDTDDLDGFDPLGVPTIGGLVNEIDTAGGVVKKEGDDEDRRGAEWERTSIKPYIDQFRGFVHGLLREEREFARVKREREEEGGLDF, from the exons atgcCTCATTCAGAATCAACCCCCGAACAACAAGACCCCCCAGCTCGAACTGAGCTCACCCCGACAATGGAAgacaccaccctcaacctaGGCAACGGCGGTCTAACAGACGAGGACCTCCTCATGGCCGACGTCGACGAAGTTGAATCCCCACCCGTAGtcccccccgccgccgtcgagcaacaaccaccaccctccagcgccccagcagaagaagacgccCCCGTCGAAATCAAGCAGGAAACCAAATCCGACATCAAACTCGAGGATCTGTTCGACGGGATGGATTCCGACTCGGACGATGAGTTCTCTGGCAAGAacaaccacaccaacaaAGATCTCGTAACAGGCCAAGTACCGCCTTCATCTCCAAT CCCAGCCGCCCCCTCCGGCGGTGGTTCCAACCCCGACCTTCTCCGCGCCTTCTAccagctcctcttcccctggCGTCACTACTTCCAATGGCTCAaccactcccccacccccacccccgatTTCAAACACCGCGAGTTCTCCCTCTGGCTTTCCGGGGGTGTCGTCTTCCGCTTCCAATCCTACGccaccctcgacctcctccgcaaagACGTCTTCAAGCACCTCCCCGAGCGCATCGAGATCGGCCCCATCTACACAGCCAACCCCCGCGATCGAAAGACGTTTCGCAACTCGAGCGCCTTCAAGCCAGTGGCGAAGGAGCTCTGCTTTGACATCGATCTGACGGACTACGACGATGTTCGGACGTGCTGCGACAAGGCGAACATTTGTGGGAAGTGCTGGCGGTTCATCACCATGGCGATCAAGGTGCTGGGGGTGGCGCTGAAAGAGGACTTTGGGTATGAGCATGTCATGTGGGTGTAcagcgggaggagaggcgCGCACGCTTGGGTCTGTGATCGCAaggcgagggggttggatgatcacaagaggaaggcgatTGGGAATTATTTCTCGGTGGtcaaggggggggagaagacggggaagAGGGTTAATGTCAGGAGGCCTTTGCATCCGCATCtggcgaggagtttggggattCTCAAGGAGCACTTTTTGACGGATGTGCTTGAGGGGCAGGACCcgtggagggaggaggatagggcggagaagctgttgatgttgcttcCTGATGTTAAGCTGAGGGTGGCGCTGaaggagaagtgggaggcTAATCCGGGGCGGTCGTCGGTGGTCAAGTGGGGGGATATTGATTCGGTGGCCAAGACGATGGGGAGTGTGAATACGAAGGATTTGTTGGAGGCGAAGCAGGATATCGTGCTGGAGTATACGTATCCACGGCTGGATATTTTGGTTACGGAGCAAAAGACGCATTTGTTGAAGAGTCCGTTTGTGGTGCACCCTGGGACCGGGAGGGTTTGTGTGCCGATTGATACGGATGATCTGGACGGGTTTGATCCGTTGGGTGTGCCGAcgattggggggttggtgaatgAGATTGATACGGCgggtggggtggtgaagaaggagggggatgatgaagacagAAGGGGGGCCGAGTGGGAGAGGACGAGTATCAAGCCTTATATTGATCAGTTCAGGGGGTTTGTGCATgggctgttgagggaggagagggagtttgcgagggtgaagagggagagggaggaggaggggggccTGGACTTTTAG
- a CDS encoding hypothetical protein (CAZy:GH5; COG:G; EggNog:ENOG503NUZ4), with protein MTGAGFRLIVENGKFRDAHGRQITLRGINVAGDAKYPSIPDQPSHMAENFFDGDSVRFTGRPFPKEEAHLHFSRLKRFGYNTIRYVFTWEAIEAAGPGIYDEEWIDNTIGVLRAARDYGFYIFMDPHQDVWSRFSGGSGAPMWTLYAAGLNPQSFAATEAAIVHNVYPEPEKFPKMIWSTNYYRLAAATMFTFFFAGKTFAPKCIIDGMNIQDYLQGHFIRACEHLAKRIHEAGDIENDVVFGWESLNEPNKGMIGYEDISVIPKEQNLKKGTCPTIWQTILTGSGRAVEVETWDMGQIGPYKVGRTLVDPHGEVAWLPADYDESRYGYKRDPGWKLGECIWAQHGVWDPATDTLLKKDYFGIHPTTGEHIDYPYFTNNFFMEYFRVYRDAIRSHHKNAVILLQGPTMELPPKIKGTPDGDDPLLVYAPHWYDGITLMTKKWNRYWNIDVIGVLRGKYWTPASGLRFGETAIRKCFAEQHATMRQEGLDYIGNVPCVMTEFGIPYDMDDQKAYKTGDYASQSAAMDANHFAVESSGLEGYTLWLYMTKNVHERGDQWNGEDLSIFSIDDKLLPVSPIPRSPSTSSLLKPGDGSQRKEVDDDGSVTPANLRRSITNPSISSEVTSRQPELTVAPGYRAAEAYVRPAPVVTVGTIKNYFFDLKQCQFNMTIIAPKAAETDTPTIILLPDYHFPKDECIVEVSSGKWEISSDEEESIMLQRLRWWHGKGEQVLKITGVVKKHNIGEGEGGYYDQLSNAVDFVGSCSVM; from the exons ATGACCGGCGCCGGCTTTCGATTGATTGTCGAAAACGGCAAGTTTCGAGACGcccacggccgccagatcaCCCTCCGAGGCATCAACGTCGCCGGCGATGCCAAGTACCCCAGCATACCCGACCAGCCTTCCCACATGGCCGAGAACTTCTTCGACGGCGACAGTGTCAGGTTCACAGGACGACCGTTccccaaagaagaagcccatctCCACTTCTCGAGGCTAAAACGCTTCGGTTACAACACCATCCGCTATGTCTTTACCTGGGAGGCCATCGAAGCCGCCGGGCCGGGTATCTACGACGAGGAGTGGATTGATAACACGATAGGTGTCTTGCGCGCTGCGAGGGACTATGGATTTTACATTTTCATGGATCCTCATCAGGATGTG TGGTCGCGATTCTCGGGCGGATCTGGGGCGCCCATGTGGACGTTGTACGCTGCCGGTCTGAACCCACAGAGCTTTGCTGCGACGGAAGCTGCTATTGTACACAATGTCTATCCGGAACCCGAGAAATTCCCAAAGATGATTTGGTCAACCAATTACTACCGCCTTGCTGCGGCTACCATGTTCACCTTCTTTTTTGCCGGCAAGACGTTTGCGCCGAAATGCATCATTGATGGGATGAACATCCAGGACTACCTGCAAGGGCACTTCATCCGTGCCTGTGAGCATTTGGCCAAGAGGATACACGAGGCTGGCGACATTGAGAACGATGTCGTCTTTGGGTGGGAGAGCTTGAACGAGCCAAACAAGGGCATGATCGGGTATGAAGACATCAGTGTGATTCCGAAAGAGCAGAATTTGAAGAAGGGCACGTGTCCAACGATATGGCAGACCATTCTAACCGGGTCAGGGCGggctgtcgaggttgagaCGTGGGATATGGGTCAGATTGGGCCCTACAAAGTAGGGCGGACGTTGGTGGATCCCCATGGCGAGGTTGCGTGGTTGCCGGCCGACTACGACGAGTCCCGTTATGGGTACAAGAGAGATCCCGGGTGGAAGCTGGGCGAGTGCATCTGGGCTCAGCATGGGGTATGGGACCCGGCTACCGATACGCTGCTCAAGAAGGACTACTTTGGGATACACCCGACGACGGGGGAGCATATTGACTATCCTTATTTCACCAACAACTTCTTCATGGAGTACTTCCGGGTATACCGGGATGCTATTCGAAGTCACCACAAGAACGCCGTTATCCTTCTGCAAGGCCCGACGATGGAGCTCCCGCCAAAGATCAAGGGGACTCCGGATGGCGATGACCCTCTTCTCGTTTATGCCCCGCATTGGTATGATGGCATCACTCTGATGACCAAGAAATGGAATCGGTACTGGAATATCGATGTAATAGGTGTCTTGCGCGGGAAGTACTGGACACCAGCTTCGGGTCTACGGTTCGGTGAGACGGCTATCCGAAAGTGTTTCGCGGAACAACACGCAACCATGAGGCAAGAGGGCTTGGACTACATCGGGAACGTGCCTTGTGTCATGACCGAGTTTGGTATCCCATACGACATGGACGACCAGAAGGCGTACAAGACGGGGGATTACGCCAGCCAGTCGGCTGCCATGGACGCCAACCACTTCGCCGTGGAGTCTTCCGGTCTGGAGGGTTACACGCTGTGGCTCTACATGACCAAGAATGTGCACGAAAGAGGAGATCAATGGAATGGTGAAGATCTTTCCATCTTTTCGATAGACGACAAGCTGCTTCCTGTCTCGCCGATACCTCGATCACCCTCGACATCgagcctcctcaaacccgGCGACGGCAGCCAGCGCAaagaagttgatgatgacggcagTGTCACGCCAGCTAACCTCAGGCggtccatcaccaacccgtCCATCTCGAGTGAGGTGACCAGTCGGCAGCCCGAGCTCACTGTCGCTCCTGGGTACCGAGCTGCCGAAGCCTACGTGCGACCGGCACCTGTCGTTACGGTCGGGACTATCAAGAATTACTTTTTCGATCTCAAGCAGTGCCAGTTCAACATGACCATCATCGCCCCTAAAGCAGCCGAAACAGACACGCCGACGATCATTCTCCTTCCTGATTACCATTTTCCAAAGGATGAGTGCATTGTGGAGGTGAGCTCGGGGAAGTGGGAGATcagcagtgatgaggaggagtctATTATGCTgcagaggttgaggtggtggcatGGGAAGGGAGAGCAGGTGTTGAAGATTACGGGGGTGGTCAAGAAGCATAacattggggagggggagggggggtattATGATCAGCTGAGTAATGCTGTGGATTTTGTGGGGAGTTGCTCGGTGATGTAA